From Candidatus Methanoperedens sp., one genomic window encodes:
- a CDS encoding FAD-dependent oxidoreductase: MDEPTNDKTSPDKADVIIIGGGASGLEAGKEIAKAGKKVYVIEARNRLGGRIHTLTVPGFSRPLETGAEFVHGDMPATQSLLREGGIRFYPIAGKYYMIKNGKFQEHENLWTTFPILLSKSDSLKQDMPFSKFLDQYLNEEKYKTTREIARSFVEGYDAADIKRASTFALREEWKIFGQSDQYRLKGGYIKLIDFLSKEILKHNGAIFLSTVAKEIRWKPGSVEVISDRGKIYSARKALITVPLGVLQSEPDDEAYLHFSPGLPEKLEAAKSIGYGTAIKVFLEFKYAFWESSENQIRKTPELGLLISDTSFTACWTQLPDKTPLLTGWLAGPQAEKYKNTSDENMITMALDALCYIFNTNRSFLIKNLRAGKAVNWQTDPFSLGAYSYATVGSNEAKKILARPVEDTLFFAGEALSEGTAMGTLEEALANGKKTAKELCGGWDSNP, encoded by the coding sequence ATGGATGAACCAACTAACGATAAAACCTCGCCGGATAAAGCGGATGTAATAATCATAGGCGGGGGTGCATCCGGACTTGAAGCCGGAAAGGAAATAGCAAAAGCAGGGAAAAAAGTTTATGTGATCGAGGCCCGGAACAGGCTTGGTGGCAGGATACATACTTTAACCGTTCCAGGTTTTTCAAGACCTTTAGAAACAGGCGCAGAATTTGTCCACGGTGACATGCCTGCAACTCAATCGTTGTTAAGAGAGGGCGGTATCAGGTTCTACCCTATTGCGGGAAAATACTATATGATTAAAAACGGAAAATTCCAGGAACATGAAAATCTCTGGACCACTTTCCCGATACTTCTTTCAAAATCAGATTCACTTAAACAGGATATGCCTTTCAGTAAATTTTTGGATCAGTACCTGAACGAAGAGAAATATAAAACCACACGGGAAATTGCCAGAAGTTTCGTAGAAGGTTATGATGCGGCCGATATTAAAAGAGCCAGCACATTTGCTCTGAGGGAAGAATGGAAAATTTTCGGCCAGTCGGACCAGTACCGTTTGAAGGGTGGTTACATTAAGCTTATAGACTTTCTTTCAAAGGAAATATTAAAGCATAACGGTGCAATCTTTTTGTCAACTGTTGCAAAAGAAATCCGGTGGAAGCCAGGCAGCGTTGAAGTTATTAGTGACAGAGGTAAAATTTATTCAGCGCGCAAAGCGTTGATTACTGTACCGCTTGGAGTTCTTCAATCAGAACCGGACGATGAAGCTTACCTTCATTTTTCCCCCGGATTGCCTGAAAAACTGGAGGCAGCAAAATCAATCGGGTACGGCACTGCTATAAAAGTATTTCTCGAATTCAAGTATGCTTTCTGGGAATCATCTGAAAATCAAATACGTAAGACGCCTGAGCTTGGTCTTCTTATTTCCGATACTTCTTTTACTGCCTGCTGGACCCAACTGCCTGATAAGACCCCCCTTCTTACAGGATGGCTTGCAGGTCCGCAGGCGGAGAAATATAAAAACACATCTGATGAGAACATGATAACTATGGCACTCGATGCTCTGTGTTATATTTTTAATACAAACAGATCATTCCTCATAAAGAATCTGCGCGCAGGAAAGGCTGTAAACTGGCAGACCGATCCTTTTTCGCTTGGGGCTTATTCTTATGCAACCGTAGGGTCAAATGAAGCAAAAAAGATATTAGCCCGGCCAGTTGAAGATACATTATTTTTTGCCGGGGAAGCCCTGTCGGAAGGCACCGCTATGGGAACATTGGAAGAAGCACTTGCGAACGGAAAGAAAACAGCTAAGGAATTATGCGGAGGATGGGATTCGAACCCATGA
- a CDS encoding DUF4367 domain-containing protein, whose product MIKRTGVVLFAVIIISLISGCTANMSAEQIAQQMKAKQDSIKDYSATMVITSDYGGKSEIAKAKMMNKMPDKSRIEYLEPSKMAGQVMVNDGKTIWSYDPEKNEVTRMDMPEIANPPEPDYTKFIQEILNQTDISYQGTEKFEGRSVYNIKASPKNGSMMGMHYNMLVDSENWIPLKTEILDKNDKLMTSIEYRDMKFNTGIPDSEFEFKIPEGAKVVTRELPAPPKKLTLEEARKEVNFTVLVPSYLPEGFTFNSSTVFKYENIESVSLEYKKGSQILSLSETLQDESNPSPDIDEVEKVSINGAQGKIISGFGETRILIWNIGRLELALSSQLSKEEMIKVAGSIK is encoded by the coding sequence ATGATTAAAAGAACAGGAGTAGTTCTGTTCGCAGTTATTATAATATCCCTTATATCGGGATGTACTGCAAATATGTCTGCCGAGCAGATCGCACAACAGATGAAAGCGAAACAGGATAGTATAAAAGACTATTCGGCCACTATGGTAATTACTTCGGATTATGGGGGCAAAAGCGAGATAGCAAAAGCAAAAATGATGAACAAGATGCCTGATAAAAGCCGGATAGAATATCTTGAACCTTCAAAGATGGCTGGCCAGGTCATGGTCAATGACGGCAAGACTATATGGAGTTATGACCCGGAGAAAAATGAGGTAACCAGGATGGATATGCCTGAAATTGCCAATCCTCCTGAGCCGGATTACACTAAATTTATTCAGGAAATCCTGAACCAGACAGACATATCTTACCAGGGCACGGAAAAATTTGAAGGGAGAAGCGTATATAATATCAAAGCATCGCCAAAAAACGGCAGTATGATGGGCATGCATTATAATATGCTGGTGGACAGTGAAAACTGGATTCCTCTCAAGACAGAGATATTGGATAAGAATGATAAGCTTATGACTTCAATAGAATACCGCGACATGAAATTCAATACCGGAATACCCGACAGCGAATTCGAGTTCAAGATACCTGAGGGCGCAAAGGTGGTTACAAGAGAGCTTCCTGCGCCGCCCAAAAAGCTGACACTTGAGGAAGCAAGGAAAGAAGTCAATTTCACAGTTCTTGTGCCTTCTTATCTGCCTGAGGGTTTTACATTTAACAGCAGCACAGTGTTCAAATATGAAAATATCGAATCTGTGTCACTGGAATATAAGAAAGGTTCTCAGATACTTTCGCTTTCCGAGACACTGCAAGATGAATCAAATCCTTCGCCTGATATAGACGAAGTCGAGAAGGTCAGTATTAATGGTGCGCAGGGGAAAATAATATCAGGATTTGGCGAGACCAGAATACTGATATGGAACATTGGCAGGCTTGAATTAGCCCTTTCCAGCCAGTTAAGCAAAGAAGAAATGATCAAAGTAGCGGGGTCGATTAAGTGA
- a CDS encoding DUF1673 family protein — MNAIYSQNKVPEHDRIKILVDSSRDAGIISIILPASIIAFLLLLVNINYNAIDIIAISIFYFAFLILLLQNKTTVELTPHNIIIHRPLLKSVLIQKESIVSINVIKNPGYRFRWILYSFALVGLLFSIEKNITSLYHNAASSAPVIVKFITAYSIPMTTVLVAVIFYNYMVRSYHPAVLKIMTKNREITFYTNNPQELESKLEVVQ; from the coding sequence ATGAATGCCATTTATTCACAAAATAAGGTGCCAGAGCATGACCGGATAAAAATTCTTGTAGATAGTTCCCGTGATGCCGGTATAATAAGTATTATATTGCCCGCTTCTATAATAGCATTTCTATTATTGCTCGTTAACATCAATTATAATGCAATCGATATAATCGCCATTTCAATATTCTATTTTGCCTTTTTGATTTTACTTCTTCAGAATAAAACAACCGTTGAGCTTACACCTCACAACATTATTATCCACCGGCCCCTGCTAAAGTCTGTCTTGATACAAAAAGAAAGCATTGTATCAATCAATGTCATAAAGAATCCCGGTTACAGGTTTAGATGGATTTTATACTCCTTTGCGCTTGTAGGATTATTATTTTCAATAGAAAAAAATATAACCAGTTTATACCACAATGCTGCAAGTTCTGCTCCTGTGATAGTGAAATTCATTACTGCTTATTCCATCCCTATGACCACTGTTCTTGTTGCTGTGATATTCTACAATTACATGGTTAGATCATACCATCCTGCTGTTCTCAAAATAATGACAAAAAATCGTGAAATTACATTCTATACAAATAATCCGCAGGAACTGGAAAGTAAATTAGAGGTAGTTCAGTGA
- a CDS encoding DUF2178 domain-containing protein: protein MNNFNRKWAYLILILALVALAITIIQEISGRTPNYFGNDVIIQTIFNFDIIIFSLFVLSIPTTGAVGDERTKRAGSKASLYAFLILVVCLLLLGLVNSIWLATKDYRFMPFILAHIGIYSWAILTYYFVKNGEV from the coding sequence GTGAACAACTTCAATAGAAAATGGGCATATTTGATTCTCATTCTCGCGCTTGTGGCATTAGCAATTACAATTATCCAAGAAATTTCAGGAAGAACTCCGAACTATTTTGGCAATGACGTAATTATCCAGACTATTTTCAATTTTGACATAATCATATTCTCCCTGTTTGTTCTGTCAATACCAACAACAGGAGCTGTGGGCGATGAACGAACCAAAAGAGCTGGCTCAAAAGCGAGTTTATACGCATTTTTGATCCTTGTGGTATGCCTGCTCCTATTGGGCCTGGTCAACAGTATCTGGCTGGCAACCAAAGATTACCGCTTCATGCCTTTTATACTCGCACATATCGGAATATATTCGTGGGCAATATTAACCTATTATTTTGTTAAAAATGGTGAAGTTTAA
- a CDS encoding RtcB family protein — MSEANTKDVASILKKVNDYTWDIPIGYKPGMRVPGRIFVSPQLLDSLELDTLTQVSNVATLPGIQKFAMAMPDAHSGYGFPIGGVAAFDRDTGIISPGGVGYDINCGVRIIKTNLMVDEVRPRMKELIELLFHEIPSGVGSKSKLRASESELTDAFLHGARWAVESGYGVKEDIEHCEENGYMKIADPAKVSEKARKRGKPQFGTLGSGNHFLEVQYVDEVYDPEVAKIFGLHKGQVTVMIHCGSRGAGHQICDDYLKILDKATHKYGIQLPDRQLACAPAESQEGQDYYKAMAVGANYAWANRQVITHWVREAFTRFFRREDLGMDLIYDVAHNVAKLEEHTIGGEKKMVYVHRKGATRAFPPGHNDVPRIYRKVGQPVLIPGSMGTPSFVLHGTEKAMELTFGSACHGSGRVSSRGAAKHQFRGETIQKDLAAKGISVMAMHPSIIAEEAPGVYKSSEAVVDVVHQLGIARKVVKLMPMGVAKG; from the coding sequence ATGTCTGAAGCAAATACAAAAGATGTTGCAAGCATCCTCAAGAAAGTTAATGATTACACATGGGACATACCCATTGGCTACAAACCCGGTATGAGAGTTCCAGGGCGCATTTTTGTTTCACCGCAATTGCTTGACAGCCTTGAACTTGACACACTTACCCAGGTTTCCAATGTTGCAACCCTTCCGGGTATCCAGAAATTCGCCATGGCAATGCCTGATGCGCATTCAGGTTATGGTTTTCCCATCGGGGGAGTTGCGGCTTTTGACAGGGATACAGGTATTATAAGCCCTGGTGGTGTTGGATACGATATCAATTGCGGGGTCAGGATAATCAAAACAAATCTTATGGTGGATGAAGTGCGCCCAAGGATGAAAGAACTCATTGAGCTTCTTTTCCATGAGATCCCATCCGGTGTAGGTTCAAAAAGCAAGCTTCGCGCCTCAGAGAGTGAACTGACAGATGCATTCCTTCACGGCGCCAGATGGGCAGTGGAAAGCGGATATGGCGTGAAAGAAGATATCGAGCATTGTGAGGAGAATGGTTACATGAAAATAGCCGATCCTGCAAAGGTTAGTGAGAAGGCGCGAAAAAGGGGTAAACCACAGTTCGGCACACTTGGCAGCGGCAACCATTTCCTTGAAGTGCAATATGTGGATGAAGTATATGACCCTGAAGTTGCAAAGATTTTCGGGCTTCATAAAGGCCAGGTTACTGTCATGATACACTGCGGATCCAGGGGCGCGGGTCACCAGATATGCGATGATTATCTCAAGATCCTTGATAAAGCCACACATAAATACGGGATCCAGCTACCGGACAGGCAGCTTGCCTGCGCGCCTGCCGAATCACAGGAAGGACAGGATTATTATAAAGCCATGGCTGTCGGCGCCAATTACGCCTGGGCGAACAGGCAGGTCATTACTCACTGGGTCAGGGAGGCATTCACGCGTTTTTTCAGGCGGGAAGACCTTGGAATGGATCTTATTTACGATGTGGCGCATAACGTAGCAAAACTGGAAGAGCATACCATTGGCGGTGAAAAAAAGATGGTTTATGTGCACCGGAAGGGCGCTACACGGGCATTCCCGCCCGGACATAATGATGTCCCCCGGATTTACAGGAAAGTGGGACAGCCGGTATTGATCCCCGGCAGTATGGGCACCCCGTCATTTGTTCTGCACGGAACAGAAAAAGCAATGGAACTCACCTTCGGAAGCGCATGTCATGGATCTGGCAGGGTTTCAAGCCGCGGGGCTGCAAAGCACCAATTCCGCGGCGAGACAATACAAAAGGATCTGGCTGCAAAGGGAATATCAGTCATGGCCATGCACCCTTCGATAATTGCAGAAGAAGCCCCTGGCGTCTATAAATCAAGTGAAGCAGTTGTTGACGTGGTGCACCAGCTTGGCATTGCAAGAAAAGTCGTAAAACTTATGCCAATGGGAGTGGCAAAAGGATGA
- a CDS encoding DUF1673 family protein has protein sequence MPGNIHEEKVVKLNIEAIKRTMGWCPNANPVIHEKTTSVDFAHLPQEPPGKPNAGKFQSKNVMFSANNILFTICLVISLNLILAVARNLDYAILIPVLVGILSLLYLIVAITFKAHILIDENGVHLRNFELRDVLLNYRNVKSITIRKGVKLPIGLIVIGLLLLAAMLVMLLTYSLKSGDWKLTISVASLLPWLLLVKHKQDKEYHNLDTQLYIQYEDKNRRKRWHELTNTSYYSIITDETTASEIQASIEHYRGAN, from the coding sequence ATGCCGGGAAATATTCATGAAGAAAAGGTGGTAAAATTGAATATCGAAGCAATTAAGCGTACTATGGGCTGGTGTCCGAATGCAAATCCGGTGATACACGAAAAGACCACATCCGTCGATTTTGCACACCTTCCGCAGGAACCCCCTGGTAAACCAAATGCTGGAAAATTTCAATCCAAAAATGTAATGTTTTCTGCTAACAATATCTTGTTCACTATTTGCCTTGTTATCAGTCTGAATTTGATATTGGCTGTGGCCAGAAATCTGGACTATGCAATCTTGATCCCAGTTCTTGTTGGAATATTATCCTTACTTTACCTCATTGTGGCTATAACTTTTAAGGCGCATATTTTAATTGATGAAAACGGTGTGCATTTAAGAAATTTCGAGCTAAGGGACGTATTGCTAAATTATAGGAACGTTAAATCAATAACTATAAGAAAAGGCGTTAAACTTCCAATCGGACTAATTGTAATAGGGTTACTGCTTCTTGCTGCAATGCTTGTTATGTTGCTTACTTACTCATTGAAGTCAGGAGACTGGAAATTGACCATATCAGTTGCTTCACTACTGCCCTGGCTTTTGCTAGTGAAACACAAGCAAGATAAGGAATATCATAATCTGGATACACAGTTATACATTCAGTATGAAGACAAGAACCGACGTAAAAGATGGCATGAACTAACGAACACATCCTATTATTCGATCATAACAGACGAGACGACAGCATCTGAAATACAGGCTTCTATTGAACATTACAGGGGTGCAAATTGA
- the thiC gene encoding phosphomethylpyrimidine synthase ThiC: MSLITEARNGNITEEMKKVAEIEGVEPEFVRRGVESGRIVIPVSPYRHTRPCGIGKGLRTKVNASIGTSSDIMDVDMEIKKAKVAEATGADTLMELSTGGDFYDIRKKVIDSTTLSVGSVPLYQAFIEAIRKYGSVVEMKEDDLFKVTAKQAKLGTNFMAIHTGINLFTVERLKKQGRFGGLCSRGGAFMTAWMLHNEKENPLYSEFDYLLEIMKEHEVTLSMGNGMRAGAVHDSTDRAQIQELIMNSELSDQAHEAGVQTIVEGPGHIPLDEIETNVILMKRLSGEKPFYMLGPLVTDIAPGFDHIVAAIGASLSSAYGADFICYVTPAEHLALPNVDDVRQGVITARIAAHIGDMVKNKDRQRDMDMGRARRDLQWEKMYELAINPEYAKSVRDSRSPDDEEACTMCGNYCALKIVKQNFNFER; encoded by the coding sequence ATGAGTCTTATCACTGAAGCAAGAAATGGCAACATTACTGAAGAAATGAAAAAAGTGGCTGAGATTGAAGGCGTTGAACCTGAATTTGTTAGGCGCGGGGTAGAAAGCGGAAGGATAGTCATTCCGGTCAGCCCTTATCGCCATACAAGGCCCTGCGGGATCGGGAAGGGGCTTCGCACAAAGGTTAATGCCTCTATCGGGACGTCATCCGATATTATGGATGTTGATATGGAAATCAAGAAAGCCAAGGTTGCAGAAGCAACAGGCGCCGATACCCTGATGGAGCTTTCAACAGGCGGGGATTTTTACGATATCAGGAAAAAGGTCATTGATTCTACGACCCTGTCAGTAGGAAGTGTGCCTCTTTACCAGGCTTTTATCGAAGCGATCAGAAAATACGGTTCTGTTGTGGAGATGAAAGAAGATGATCTCTTTAAGGTCACTGCAAAACAGGCAAAGCTTGGCACGAATTTCATGGCGATACATACGGGAATTAACCTTTTCACAGTGGAGCGGCTTAAAAAACAGGGACGGTTCGGAGGACTCTGTTCACGCGGCGGCGCTTTCATGACAGCATGGATGCTGCATAATGAGAAAGAAAATCCGCTTTACAGCGAATTCGATTATCTCCTTGAGATAATGAAAGAACATGAGGTCACACTCAGTATGGGCAATGGCATGCGCGCGGGCGCTGTTCATGATTCCACTGACAGGGCACAGATCCAGGAACTTATTATGAACTCGGAGCTATCTGATCAGGCGCATGAAGCAGGTGTCCAGACAATTGTCGAAGGACCGGGTCATATCCCGCTTGACGAAATAGAAACGAACGTAATACTTATGAAGCGTCTGAGCGGCGAGAAGCCTTTCTATATGCTCGGTCCGCTTGTTACGGATATCGCGCCTGGATTTGATCATATTGTGGCAGCAATAGGCGCATCTCTCTCCAGCGCTTATGGCGCGGATTTCATTTGTTATGTTACACCGGCTGAACATCTTGCCCTCCCAAATGTGGATGATGTAAGGCAGGGAGTAATTACTGCAAGGATCGCGGCGCATATAGGTGATATGGTCAAGAACAAAGACCGCCAGCGTGATATGGACATGGGAAGAGCAAGGCGTGATCTTCAATGGGAAAAGATGTATGAGCTTGCGATCAATCCCGAATATGCAAAATCAGTAAGAGACAGCCGCTCTCCGGATGATGAAGAAGCTTGCACTATGTGCGGGAACTATTGCGCTCTTAAGATCGTAAAACAGAACTTTAATTTCGAAAGATAA
- a CDS encoding sodium-translocating pyrophosphatase translates to MDITNLMLFSAPLAGIIGLIFAVYLVLYILKLDAGSDKMKQIAAAVQEGAMAYLNRQYKTVAVIAVILTIVIAFAINTATALAFVLGAVMSAAAGYLGMNISVRANVRCANAAKEGMRKALDVAFKGGAVTGISVASFALLGVSGLFIAFGGNAGAVDKIVGFGFGASLISLFARIGGGIYTKAADVGTDLVGKVEAGIPEDDPRNPGVIADNVGDNVGDCAGMAADLFETYAVTALGAMLIGVTVTDKYPNAVIYPLVIGAAAIIASIIGVLFVKLGKSNNIMGAMYNGAIIAGIISLILFYFITQQLMMGDTGLFISALVGLGVTAAMIIITEYYTATEHSPVKQIANASVTGPGTNVITGLAVGLQSTALPVIVICAGILSSYMVMGGGTLGLYGIAIAAAAMLSVTGIIIAIDSYGPITDNAGGIAEMAELPKEVRDITDPLDAVGNTTKAVTKGYAIGSAALGALALYAAYSSEIIKLRGSPLELKLSDPMVLVGLLIGGMIPFLFASFLMGAVGRAATTIVTEIRRQFREIKGIMEGTAKPDYGRCVDIVTIAAQKEMIIPGLLAVLSPLLVGFILGPVALGGLLIGVIISGLLLALMMTTGGAAWDNAKKYIESGNLGGKRLPDGSKNPTHAAAVVGDTVGDPTKDTAGPAINPLIKVMNIVAILFAALILKYNLIG, encoded by the coding sequence ATGGACATTACGAATTTAATGTTGTTTTCGGCCCCGCTTGCGGGAATTATAGGATTAATATTTGCCGTGTATCTTGTTTTGTATATTTTAAAACTTGACGCCGGGTCAGACAAAATGAAACAAATTGCAGCAGCTGTACAGGAAGGCGCCATGGCCTACCTGAACAGGCAGTATAAGACCGTCGCAGTTATCGCGGTCATACTTACTATCGTGATCGCTTTTGCAATAAATACAGCCACTGCTTTAGCATTTGTCCTTGGGGCAGTAATGTCGGCAGCAGCAGGATACCTGGGCATGAACATATCAGTCCGGGCCAATGTGCGCTGCGCCAATGCTGCTAAAGAGGGAATGAGAAAAGCCCTTGATGTGGCTTTCAAGGGCGGCGCTGTGACAGGGATATCTGTTGCAAGCTTTGCACTTCTTGGTGTCAGCGGATTGTTCATAGCCTTTGGAGGCAACGCCGGTGCCGTAGATAAAATCGTTGGATTCGGATTTGGCGCCTCACTTATCAGCCTTTTTGCAAGGATAGGAGGCGGCATTTATACAAAAGCAGCAGATGTAGGGACAGACCTTGTAGGAAAAGTAGAAGCAGGTATTCCTGAGGATGACCCCCGCAATCCTGGTGTCATTGCAGACAATGTCGGGGATAATGTAGGTGACTGCGCAGGAATGGCAGCAGACCTTTTTGAAACTTACGCAGTAACCGCTCTTGGTGCAATGCTAATCGGTGTAACTGTGACCGATAAATATCCGAACGCAGTCATTTATCCTTTAGTTATTGGCGCTGCAGCCATTATTGCTTCCATTATTGGTGTCCTCTTCGTGAAGCTTGGGAAATCAAATAATATTATGGGGGCCATGTATAACGGAGCGATCATCGCAGGTATAATATCTTTGATACTATTCTATTTTATAACACAGCAGTTGATGATGGGCGATACCGGTTTATTCATAAGCGCCCTTGTTGGTCTTGGCGTAACCGCAGCCATGATAATAATAACTGAATATTATACGGCAACTGAGCATAGCCCTGTCAAGCAGATAGCCAATGCATCAGTAACAGGTCCGGGAACAAATGTTATTACCGGTCTGGCGGTAGGTCTTCAGAGCACGGCTTTACCTGTGATCGTAATATGTGCAGGGATACTCTCTTCATATATGGTCATGGGTGGAGGAACACTCGGGTTATATGGTATCGCAATAGCAGCGGCGGCCATGCTTTCAGTTACAGGCATCATAATAGCTATAGACTCCTACGGCCCGATCACAGATAACGCAGGCGGGATAGCTGAGATGGCGGAATTACCAAAGGAAGTAAGGGATATCACAGACCCTCTCGATGCGGTTGGCAACACAACAAAAGCAGTAACCAAAGGTTATGCCATAGGTTCAGCAGCATTAGGTGCACTTGCGCTTTATGCAGCCTATAGCAGCGAGATAATAAAACTACGTGGAAGCCCGTTAGAACTCAAGCTTTCAGACCCGATGGTACTTGTTGGATTACTCATCGGCGGCATGATCCCATTCCTGTTTGCAAGCTTCCTGATGGGAGCTGTTGGAAGGGCGGCAACGACCATAGTTACAGAAATCAGGCGCCAGTTCAGGGAAATAAAAGGCATAATGGAAGGAACGGCAAAACCGGATTACGGGCGCTGTGTGGATATCGTTACCATTGCAGCCCAGAAGGAAATGATCATACCCGGTCTTCTTGCAGTGCTATCTCCTCTCTTAGTAGGTTTCATCCTTGGCCCGGTTGCACTGGGGGGTCTCCTCATTGGTGTTATAATCTCAGGGCTGCTTCTTGCTCTTATGATGACAACAGGAGGAGCAGCATGGGATAATGCCAAGAAATACATAGAATCAGGAAACCTTGGCGGGAAGAGACTGCCGGACGGCAGCAAAAATCCAACGCATGCGGCAGCAGTTGTAGGCGATACAGTTGGTGATCCCACAAAAGATACAGCGGGCCCGGCCATTAACCCATTGATTAAAGTAATGAATATCGTGGCAATATTATTCGCGGCGCTGATATTGAAATACAATTTGATCGGATAA
- a CDS encoding archease — protein MTGEKSEGKYEFLEHIADAKFMAFGLTLEEAFENAGLALFNVMIDTSSLKASEERRVELISSDIKMLLVDWLSELLYLFEVDEIIFSEFRIEKIERTGEGFSLKGIASGAPIDLSHHKFDTEVKAVTLHELEVEQDETGRFRVQVVVDT, from the coding sequence AAATACGAATTCCTGGAACACATAGCAGATGCCAAGTTCATGGCTTTTGGTCTTACACTTGAAGAAGCTTTTGAGAATGCCGGGCTTGCCCTGTTCAATGTGATGATAGATACGTCAAGCTTAAAGGCCAGTGAGGAAAGGAGGGTCGAATTAATATCATCCGATATTAAAATGCTTCTTGTTGACTGGCTATCCGAATTATTATACCTGTTCGAGGTGGATGAGATAATATTCTCTGAATTCAGGATTGAAAAAATAGAGAGAACGGGGGAGGGTTTTTCATTGAAGGGGATAGCATCGGGTGCACCGATTGACCTTTCGCACCATAAGTTCGATACAGAGGTGAAAGCTGTGACTTTACATGAACTTGAGGTGGAGCAGGATGAGACCGGGAGATTCCGGGTTCAGGTTGTTGTAGATACCTGA
- a CDS encoding DUF1673 family protein: MVSFEYVRKLMGWCPQKTDFSTVKDVFITDNPHSNKRSSRYYPVENMDIPIQMFDWRTFSIVLILGISGFILIFVDLFNGFPGYIPVYILFIVFFSTFDRFKISIDHEKIQISTPFLKPVNIPKHNINSIKIIDNSIYKYRWLNIVLIIFIMLFVFLQVLILYRKIILSASLEEMIFSIAMPVFLIFLLISSLQRNIRISHYPKAIKIETINSITLYPRNEYEFNILKGELEK, from the coding sequence ATGGTCTCTTTTGAATATGTCAGGAAATTGATGGGATGGTGCCCGCAGAAAACAGATTTTTCCACGGTTAAAGACGTTTTTATTACAGATAACCCCCATAGCAATAAGAGATCATCCAGATATTACCCGGTTGAGAATATGGATATACCGATCCAGATGTTTGACTGGCGCACTTTTTCAATTGTATTAATTCTGGGTATTTCAGGTTTTATTTTAATATTCGTTGATTTATTTAATGGATTTCCTGGTTACATACCTGTTTACATTTTATTTATTGTATTTTTTTCCACCTTTGACAGGTTCAAAATTTCGATTGACCATGAAAAGATTCAGATAAGTACGCCTTTCCTCAAACCTGTCAATATCCCAAAACATAATATCAATTCTATAAAAATTATCGACAATTCTATTTATAAATATAGATGGTTAAATATTGTCTTAATTATCTTTATCATGCTATTTGTTTTTCTGCAAGTACTGATTTTGTACCGCAAGATAATATTATCAGCATCCCTGGAAGAGATGATATTTAGTATTGCTATGCCTGTTTTTTTGATTTTTTTACTTATATCGTCCCTTCAAAGAAATATTCGCATATCACATTATCCAAAAGCCATCAAGATAGAAACCATAAATAGCATCACTCTCTACCCCAGAAATGAATATGAGTTTAATATTCTTAAGGGGGAATTGGAGAAATGA
- a CDS encoding DUF1673 family protein — MNLFFSGLITGASISIGAGIAEWRRLNKVAEGKYRRLQVTGRNKVINCLKIVGLIALVTFLIIFLLVKTGIRIREYYPFLSGLFLFAWTQYLVVAYWERKNRKILISDRTGFYTVDESR; from the coding sequence ATGAATCTTTTCTTTTCAGGCTTAATCACAGGGGCTTCCATAAGTATAGGGGCTGGAATCGCCGAATGGCGCAGGCTCAATAAAGTTGCCGAAGGAAAGTACAGGAGGCTGCAAGTTACCGGAAGAAATAAGGTAATTAACTGCCTCAAAATAGTTGGATTAATAGCTTTAGTTACTTTTTTAATTATCTTTTTGCTGGTGAAAACCGGGATACGCATCAGAGAATATTATCCTTTTCTCTCAGGTTTATTTTTGTTTGCCTGGACACAGTATCTTGTAGTGGCTTACTGGGAGCGGAAAAACAGGAAGATATTGATATCAGATAGAACCGGATTTTATACTGTGGATGAGAGCAGATGA